From the genome of Bradyrhizobium sp. ORS 278:
GCCAGCCTGGCCAACCATGCGCCCAGCCCAAATCGCGGCCGGGACCGCTCGCTTGCGAGGCGACCCACCGGATAAAGGAAGCCGCCGGGCTAGGCAAGCAAGAACGGGCCCTCGGGGCACACAACGGCGCCACCAAGCCTTTGATAAGCCCCAAAATTTCATGCCGCCCCGGCTGCGGATCGGACGACCCGGCCGGCGCTTCTGACGGCGCTGGCTCCCGGGTGCGCGCATTGAGCACCGGAACGGCGGCGAATCTACGGTGGCGGCCATGATCTCGGCGGTCCCGCGCACCATGGACACTGGCTCAGGTCTGGATGCGGCCGTCGACAACCTCAATGATGCGATCGCAACGCCGCGCCAGATCGAGGTTGTGGGTCACGAGCAGGAAGCTGGTGCCGACCGTCCGATTGACGTCCCGCATCAGCTCGAACACCGCCTCCGCGGATTTGCTGTCGAGATTCCCGGTCGGCTCGTCCGCCAGCACCAGATCGGGATTCATCGCCAGCGCGCGCGCGACCGCGACGCGCTGCTGCTGGCCGCCCGACATGTTGCTCGCAAGATGGTTGGCAAATTTCGCCAGGCCGACCTGGTCGAGCAGCTTGCCCGCCTGCGCCTCGATCTCCGCGCTCGGAAAGCCGCGGTCAACCAGGAGCGGCATCATCACGTTCTCCTTGGCCGTGAAGGCGGAGATCAACAGATGAGACTGGAAGATGAATCCGATGGTGTGCCCGCGCAGGTGCGTGAGCTCGGTATCGCCGAGCGATGCGATATCCTGGCCCTTGATCGTGAGCCGGCCGGAGGTCGGCCGGTCGAGCAGACCGACGATGTTGAGCAAGGTGCTCTTGCCCGATCCGGACGGACCGATCAGCGCGACGAACTCGCCGCGATCGACCTCGAGATCGATGTCGTGCAGCACCTCGGTCTCGGTCGGGAGACCGACATTGTAGGCCTTGCAGACCTTCTCCAGCCGCAGGATCACCTCAGCCACGGATCGCCACCACCGGATCGAGCTTGGCCGCGCGCAACGCCGGCGCGGTCGCCGCGAGCAATCCCGTGACCGTCGCGAGCAGGGCCGTGATGACGAACAGGCGGCGCTCGAGAATGAGCGGGAACAACTCCGATCCATCCGCCTGGCGCTGCACCGCATGCCAGTAGATCAGCGCGCCGGCGCCGAGCGCGGCGCCGAACAGCGAGCCGATGAAGCCGAGCAGCCCGCCTTGCAGCAGGAACACGCGCAGGATCTGGCCGCGCGAGGTGCCCATCGCCCGGAGAATGCCGATCTCCTTCGAGCGCTGGATGACGGAGACGATGAGCACGGCAGCGATGCCGAAGGCGACCGACATTGCGACGAATACGCGGATCAGCGTGTTCGAAGTCTCCTGCGCGCGCACGGCCACGAAGAACTGCGCATTGGTCTTGATCCAGCTGTCGGCCTTGACGAGGTTGGCGGCCTGGATGCGCTGCGCGATGTCTTCCGCTGCGTAGATGTCCTGCACGGTGATGTCGATGGTGGTGACGCCGCCGATCATGCCGAGCAGCGACTGCGCGGTGCGCAGCGCGACGTAGGCGGCGCGCTGGTTGACGCCCTTGTTGCCGAGGTCGACCAGGCCGGTCACGGTCAGCACGCGATTGGCGCCGGAAGCGGCCTGGACGTTGAGCTTGTCGCCGACGACGGCACCGAGATCCTTGGCCAGCTCGATGCCGATGATGATGTCCTCGCTGCTCAGCCGCGGCTCGCCGGCAACGATATAGTCCGGCACGCGCACGATGGCGAAATAGCTCTCCGGCTCAATGCCGGACAGTGTCACGGCGCGGCTGGCGTCGCCGCGAATGGCGAGCGCCGAGCCCGAGATGGTCGGCGACACCGCGGTGATCTCCGGCATCGCCAGCATCTGGGCGCGGATCTTCGGCCATTGGTCGATCGAGATCACGCGCTGGCTCGGCCGCTGCACGGTGGCGTCCTCGATCACGCGATTGCCGTTGCGCAGCGGCCGCGCGACCTGGTCCGGCGTCAGCAACTGGATTTGCGGCTGCGACGTCAGCACGCGCTTGATGAAGTTGGCTTCCAGCCCTGCGAGCATCGCCGACATGAACACGATCACGGCGACGCCGATCGCGATGCCGCCGATGATGAACAGGGTCTGCAGCCGGCCCTCGCGCAGGAAGCGCACCGCCGCGACCCATTCGAACGGCAGCCAGCGGTTCACGGCAGCACCGGACGGAAGCGCTGGCCAGTGACGAGGCCGGAGCTGGCGGGCACCGCGATGTCGCCGGCACTCAGGCCATCGACGATCTCGACATGGCTGTTGCCACGGATGCCGGCGCGCACCGGGCGCTTGACCGCGCGGCCGTCCTTCTCGCCGAGCACCCAGGGCTGCCCGGAGGTGAGATCATGAACCGAGCGGACGGGCAGCTCCAGCGTATCCTTGCGGGACGCGACCTCGATGTCGACCGACACCGTCATGTCCTGGCGCAGATAGTCCGGCGGGTCCTTGACGATCAGTTTGACCTGCACCGAGGCGCGCGAGAGATCAACGCCGGGATTGATGTAGCTGAGCACGGCGGGAAAACGCTTGTCCGGATAGGCATCGGCCGAGGCCAGCGCCGTCTGCCCCAGCGCCAGCTTGCCGAGATTGCGCTCATCGATCTGCAGCACGAGCTGGACATCGCCGGCGGGCGCGAGAACGAGCAGCGCCTTGCCGGGCTGCGCCACGGTGCCCTTCTCGACATTGCGCGTGATCAGCACGCCGTCGCGCGGCGCCGAGATCGTCGCATAGCCGAGCCGCGACTGCGCCGTGTCGAGCGTGGCGCGCGCCTGATTCAGCTGCGTCTCCGCCATGACGTAGTCGCTGCCGCCGGGGCTCGCGGTGAAGACCTGGAATTCGGCCGCGCGCTCCTGCGCCAGCGCGATGTCGAGCGTCTTCTGCGCCTCGTCGAGCGAGGCCCGCGTGGCATAGCCGTTGGCCGTCAGCAGCGATGTCCGGTCGTAGGTCTGCTGCGCGTTGAGCAGCGTCGCCTGGGCCTGGCGCAGCGCCTCCTTAGCCGACGGGAGGGTCAATTCGGCGAGCTGGCGCATCCGCGCTTCGGCCTGCGCCACCTGGCCCTGCGCCTGGACCACCGCGGCCTTGAGCTCGCGCGACTCCAGCGAGATCAGCGGCTGGCCCCTGGTCACGCGCTGGCCTTCGAGCACAAGGACCTCATCGACCGTGCCGGTGATCTGGCTGCCGATCTCGACGCGAAACGGCGTCTCGACATGGCCGCTGGCGACCACCGTCTCGACGAGATCACCGCTCCGCACCTGATCGACCACGACCGCCGGGCCG
Proteins encoded in this window:
- a CDS encoding ABC transporter ATP-binding protein, giving the protein MAEVILRLEKVCKAYNVGLPTETEVLHDIDLEVDRGEFVALIGPSGSGKSTLLNIVGLLDRPTSGRLTIKGQDIASLGDTELTHLRGHTIGFIFQSHLLISAFTAKENVMMPLLVDRGFPSAEIEAQAGKLLDQVGLAKFANHLASNMSGGQQQRVAVARALAMNPDLVLADEPTGNLDSKSAEAVFELMRDVNRTVGTSFLLVTHNLDLARRCDRIIEVVDGRIQT
- a CDS encoding FtsX-like permease family protein, with translation MNRWLPFEWVAAVRFLREGRLQTLFIIGGIAIGVAVIVFMSAMLAGLEANFIKRVLTSQPQIQLLTPDQVARPLRNGNRVIEDATVQRPSQRVISIDQWPKIRAQMLAMPEITAVSPTISGSALAIRGDASRAVTLSGIEPESYFAIVRVPDYIVAGEPRLSSEDIIIGIELAKDLGAVVGDKLNVQAASGANRVLTVTGLVDLGNKGVNQRAAYVALRTAQSLLGMIGGVTTIDITVQDIYAAEDIAQRIQAANLVKADSWIKTNAQFFVAVRAQETSNTLIRVFVAMSVAFGIAAVLIVSVIQRSKEIGILRAMGTSRGQILRVFLLQGGLLGFIGSLFGAALGAGALIYWHAVQRQADGSELFPLILERRLFVITALLATVTGLLAATAPALRAAKLDPVVAIRG
- a CDS encoding efflux RND transporter periplasmic adaptor subunit is translated as MVDQAAALPRQSSKSSSKVWSALVAHRWFILAVILLLGLGGWQSVRVMLGPAVVVDQVRSGDLVETVVASGHVETPFRVEIGSQITGTVDEVLVLEGQRVTRGQPLISLESRELKAAVVQAQGQVAQAEARMRQLAELTLPSAKEALRQAQATLLNAQQTYDRTSLLTANGYATRASLDEAQKTLDIALAQERAAEFQVFTASPGGSDYVMAETQLNQARATLDTAQSRLGYATISAPRDGVLITRNVEKGTVAQPGKALLVLAPAGDVQLVLQIDERNLGKLALGQTALASADAYPDKRFPAVLSYINPGVDLSRASVQVKLIVKDPPDYLRQDMTVSVDIEVASRKDTLELPVRSVHDLTSGQPWVLGEKDGRAVKRPVRAGIRGNSHVEIVDGLSAGDIAVPASSGLVTGQRFRPVLP